The Lytechinus pictus isolate F3 Inbred chromosome 15, Lp3.0, whole genome shotgun sequence genome contains a region encoding:
- the LOC129278018 gene encoding ATP-citrate synthase-like, producing the protein MTSKVITEEYGKRLLSNTLSEHVGQLRCAKVDGNTDWDNLVVSHEWLRSERLVVKPDQGLKRRGKLGLLKINTDIVTARQWIADKMEEELQVDGVNGRLRQFIIEPFVKHDPSTDEYYLSIYSELDGDVVLFHHLGGVDVGDVEQKALRLKVGIKEDLSEDIVKDELLKNIPTQKRSIVARFIVDLLKMYQDMHFTLLEINPLVVLDRVYPLDLAATLDTKATPMCKDKWGRVEFPLPFGRLPSEEERFISELEKGTPANVKLTVLNRKARIWSAISGGGISLLLGDTAMVDECSHEIGCYAQFSGPLNPTQMYGFTKTVLDLMLAEKHPDGKVLVTGSQAIDVTTLLANRMGPGVGMMKAFEEYKERLIDHRVSLYIRTTVGIVGPENEKLPHSLANFGIPVHVFGGEVPIADIIRYALGKESIPRNVNHPRIYRNQEQTSLTTSKNEFNDVITLGENNDEVINLSPDDIFTPTTRSIAIGMFPIAIQNIIGFDFVCSRSHPSIAAIVRPNSENGEESYPWGEDDISIPVYGSLSDAISNHSDVTVVLNQAIGPAGYACALHALSQPQVRCIMMMVGHISERQTRELIGLANKKQVLMIGPSTLKHGLQVNILKPGSFRCNLFGDIGGPLPDLVELKLYRQGSVVYLSRSGGLSTELCVSIARNSDGIYMGISLGGGRYTGSGIMDHIRLLHNNPAVKCFIIIGEVGGTEEYEVCKAIKEGTITKPVIAFCIGTCTDLYKQEPAYFGHTGGGTESERESAVAKNKALSQAGAIVPDAFDSMAVKLAEVYDGLAKEGKLAPLEEPPVPVIPANMKPARRPPVLSQ; encoded by the exons ATGACTTCGAAGGTGATCACAGAAGAATATGGAAAGAGACTTTTGTCGAATACTTTGTCGGAACATGTTGGCCAACTTAGATGTGCTAAGGTTGATGGAAATACGGACTGGGATAACCTTGTTGTATCGCACGAGTGGCTACGATCTGAA CGACTCGTTGTGAAACCGGATCAAGGATTGAAACGACGTGGTAAGCTTGGTTTGCTCAAGATCAACACTGACATAGTAACGGCCAGACAATGGATTGCAGACAAAATGGAAGAAGAATTGCAG GTGGATGGAGTAAACGGTCGTCTTCGTCAATTCATCATCGAACCTTTTGTGAAACACGACCCCTCTACAGACGAATATTATCTGTCTATCTACTCTGAGCTGGATGGTGATGTAGTCTTGTTCCACCATCTCGGCGGTGTCGATGTCGGCGATGTTGAACAAAAG GCTCTAAGACTGAAAGTTGGAATAAAAGAAGATTTAAGTGAAGATATTGTGAAGGACGAACTCTTAAAAAATATCCCAACTCAGAAGAGAAG TATTGTTGCAAGATTCATTGTCGATCTCCTGAAGATGTACCAAGACATGCATTTCACTCTTCTAGAAATTAACCCCTTAG TTGTCCTCGACAGAGTGTACCCTCTAGATCTGGCTGCGACGTTAGACACCAAGGCCACACCCATGTGTAAGGACAAGTGGGGGAGGGTGGAGTTTCCGCTTCCTTTCGGGAGATTGCCCAGCGAAGAG GAGCGATTTATCTCTGAGCTTGAGAAAGGAACCCCAGCCAATGTGAAGCTGACTGTTTTGAATCGAAAGGCAAGGATCTGGTCTGCTATCAGCGGGGGTGGAATTTCTTTATTGCTCGG AGATACTGCCATGGTAGATGAATGCTCTCATGAAATAGGCTGCTATGCTCAGTTCTCTGGTCCACTGAATCCAACACAAATGTACGGCTTCACCAAGACAGTGCTCGATTTGATGTTAGCTGAAAAACACCCGGATGGAAAAGTACTCGTGACCGGTAGTCAGGCTATTGACGTCACAACACTTTTAGCCAATAGGATGGGACCAGGCGTG GGAATGATGAAAGCATTTGAAGaatacaaagaaagattgataGATCATAGAGTATCTCTTTATATCAGAACTACTGTCGGCATCGTGGGTCCTGAAAATGAAAAGCTGCCTCACTCTTTGGCCAATTTCG GTATTCCTGTGCATGTGTTTGGAGGCGAAGTGCCGATTGCTGATATAATTCGATATGCTCTTGGCAAGGAATCGATACCAAGGAATGTCAATCACCCACGAATCTACCGG AATCAAGAACAGACCAGTTTGACGACCAGTAAGAATGAATTTAATGATGTCATCACCCTCGGGGAAAATAACGATGAAGTCATAAATCTCTCGCCAGACGACATCTTTACTCCGACTACAAGG TCTATCGCTATCGGTATGTTTCCGATCGCTATACAAAATATTATCGGATTTGATTTCGTCTGTTCCCGGAGCCATCCCTCAATCGCCGCCATTGTTCGACCAAACAG cGAAAATGGCGAAGAAAGCTATCCATGGGGAGAAGACGATATATCGATACCAG TGTATGGAAGCCTATCTGATGCTATTAGCAATCACAGTGACGTCACAGTAGTCCTTAATCAGGCAATTGGTCCGGCAGGTTACGCATGCGCACTTCATGCACTCAGCCAGCCCCAA GTTCGCTGCATCATGATGATGGTAGGTCACATCAGCGAACGTCAAACTAGGGAACTCATCGGCCTCGCCAACAAGAAACAAGTCCTCATGATCGGACCGTCTACG TTGAAACACGGTCTCCAGGTTAACATCCTCAAACCCGGATCGTTCCGGTGTAATCTATTCGGCGACATCGGCGGTCCCTTACCCGATTTGGTCGAGCTGAAGTTGTACCGACAGGGCAGTGTAGTGTATTTGTCACGGTCTGGGGGTCTGTCCACCGAGCTGTGTGTGTCCATAGCAAGAAATTCAGATGGAATCTACATGGGGATATCACTAGGCGGTGGAAG GTATACCGGTTCAGGGATCATGGATCATATACGATTACTTCACAACAACCCTGCTGTCAAGTGCTTCATTATTATTGGAGAG GTGGGAGGAACAGAGGAATATGAAGTATGTAAAGCTATAAAGGAAGGAACAATCACCAAACCTGTAATTGCTTTCTGCATTGGTACATGCACAGATCTATACAAACAAGAg CCTGCTTATTTCGGCCATACCGGGGGAGGAActgagagcgagagagagagtgCAGTAGCCAAGAACAAGGCCCTGTCACAAGCTGGCGCTATTGTACCTGATGCATTCGACTCCATGGCTGTCAAACTCGC GGAAGTGTACGACGGGCTTGCAAAGGAGGGTAAGCTTGCACCCCTGGAGGAACCACCGGTTCCTGTAATCCCAGCCAATATGAAACCAGCAAGACGACCACCAGTGTTATCACAGTGA